The window ATCTCTAGCGCAAAGGCAATGGTGCTTCAGGAGTAGATTGATTGGACTCCAAGTCAAGTCTTCGCTTACTGCAGCTATCTTTCAAAAACAACTCCAAGTCTCAAATGCTGCTAAGACAAGTCACTCCCCTGGACAGATAATGAACTATGTCACTGTAGATGCTCATAAAATAGGCGAGTTCCCCTTTTGGTTTCATCAGATATGGACGACAATTCTTCAGCTCGTACTAGTGTTGTGTGTAATATACTATTCTACAGGGGTAGCTGCATCAGCAGCATTAGTGATTGTGATATTAGTTGTACTAGTTAACTCCCCATTAGCCAAGTTGCAGCTTAAGTATCAGATTAACCTCATGATCGCGCACGATAAAAGGCTGAAGGCCATCACAGAAGCGCTTACACATATGAAGGTTCTCAAGTTATATTCTTGGGAGCGACATTTCTTGAATGAGATAAACAAGTTGAGATCTGAGGAAACCAAGTGGCTATCATTAGTTCAAACACAAAAAGGATACTACCTTATCCTGTTTTGGTCATCTCCCATTCTGGTCTCATCTGCTACTTTCGTAGCTTGTTACTTGTTTGGAGTTCCTCTCAATGTCAGCAATGTTTTCACATTTCTAGCCTCTTTAAATCTGCTTCAAGATCCCATTAGAAGAATCCCTGATGTTGTCGGGGCATTTATTGAAGCAAAGGTTTCACTGTCAAGGATTGTGAAATTTCTAGAGGAACCTGACATGGATAAAAGGGATCACATGAAACAAAGTCCGGATAATTTGAATATTTATATAGAGTGCACCGACGTTTCTTGGGAGATGAATTCTTTAAATCCCGCATTAAGGGACATAAATCTGGAGATTAAACATGGTGAAAAAGTGGCTGTTTGTGGTGAAGTTGGCTCAGGGAAATCTACGCTAATGTCTCTCATTCTTGGAGAAGTTCCATACATCAATGGCACTGTAAGTCTGGCCTTTATTGTTTTGTCTACCTAATTGATTTGGTAGAATACAGTACAGGTGTAATCAGAAAATGTTACTGTATTTTGTAGgttaaggtttatggaaagatagCTTATGTTTCTCAGACAGCATGGATTCAGACAGGAACCATAAAAGAAAACATACTGTTTGGATCCAATATGGAACCACAGAGGTATCGACAAGCTCTAGTAAAGAGTTCGCTAGTGAAAGATTTGGAGATGCTTCCATTTGGTGATCTTACTGAGATAGGAGAAAGAGGTAACAATTTGAGTGGAGGCCAAAAGCAACGGGTTCAACTAGCTCGTGCCCTTTATCAGGATGCAGATATTTACCTCTTGGATGATCCATTTAGTGCTGTAGATGCACATACTTCCACTAATCTATTTAATGTACTTATAATTCAACATCTCGAATCTTCTCCATTGGGTTCCTTTGCAAACCTTATGCAGTTGAAATTTTTATTCAACTTTCCGCATTTGATTTGGCAGGATTATGTCATGGGAGCTCTATCAGGAAAAACTGTGCTTCTGGTAACACACCAAGTTGAATTTCTTCCAACATTTGATTCTATTTTGGTTAGTCACCTCATTGAAAAACTCCACTAATTCTATTTCTTGTCCCTTGTAATTTTCCACTTATTCTCATCTAATGTATTTAGTACTAATCTTTATCCATCTAGATTAAAAACGCAGCAGTCCAACAAAGTTGACTACAATTTTAGTTATTTCGCCCTTGGTCCTGAAATTGAAGATTTTAACTAGGTCTCTTTCGATTTCACAGCTAATATCTAGTGGGAAGATCCTGAAATCTGGTACCTTTGATGAGTTGCTGTCAAAGAGTGAGGAATTTCAGGAACTTGTCAATGCACAAAAAACTCCTTCTGGTCCTCAATGTCAAGGCATTTATGCTTCTAACAGGCCTAAAGCTGCTGAGATAGAGATCAATAATGTTTCCTCCGACGAATGCGGTGTAGTTTCTTCAAAAGGAAATCAATTAATCAAGGCAGAAGAACGAGAAGTAGGAGACGCAGGAATGAAGCCATACATTCAATATCTAAAGCATTACAAGGGATTCTTGTATTTCTCcttggcagtcattgttcacaCAATGTTTGTAGTTGGACAGTATATACAGAGTTACAAACTGGCTACTGGCCTTCAAAATTCCAGTGTTAGCAGATTAAAGCTAATCACTGTCTACACAATCATTGGTTTCAGTTTAATACTCTTTCTGCTTTTAAGATCCTTATTGGCAGTAAAACTCGGTCTTGGTGCATCAAAATCGATTTTCTGTACACTGTCAAGCTCTCTTTTCTTTGCTCCAATGTCTTTTTTTGACTCAACACCTTTCGGAAGAATACTTAGTCGGGTAAGAATCGCTGAACAAATGTCTACTGCAAATTAAATCTGCACTTAATGTAAGTTTTAATTGGTTAACTATTGAAGATTGTCTATTTGTTTTGTGCAGGTATCTTCAGATTTGAGCACTGTTGACATTGAGTTGCCTTTCTTAATAAACTATACTGTTGGATCAATCATAATTTCATACTCTACGTATGTCATCTTATGCCTTCTTGCTCCAGAGGTCCTCCTAGTAATCGTGCTTATGATTTACGCAACTATACTAGTTCAGGTGATAgacatttttattactttttaaGTTCTTATATCACCTTAATAATCTTAATAGGCGCGTGATATATCAATTGTTCTTTCTTACTACATGTAACTTTATCTACACATTTTTATTATGCAGAGGTACTACAATGCTTCAGCGAAAGAGCTGATGAGATTAAATGGAACAACAAAGTCTTTAGTTGCCAACCATCTAGCTGAAAGCATTTCAGGATTAACGACGATTAGATCTTTTGGACAGGAAGGCCGTTTCTTTTTCAagaacttggagtttattgataaaaATGCAAGGCCATTTTTTCATACTTTCTCCGCAACTGAATGGTTAATTCTGCGTTTGGAGATAATGTGTGCGGTTATCATGTCCTCCTGGATGCTTGGCATGACGTCGCTTCACATAGGGTCTTCTGTATCTGGTTTGTTCCGTTTAAGCTTTTTGATACATGACATTTTCTAAGGCTACTCGCGCGTATTAGAAAATCTCAGATTGAACGTTGTTTGCTGGCGCAGGACTTATTGGAATGGCATTTTCCTATGGCCTATCACTAAATACAATCCTAGTTTGGTCTGTTCAATGTGAATGCACAATAGCAAATTCTATTATCTCTGTAGAAAGGTTAGAACAATACATGAGACTACCAAGTGAAGCAACTGAAGTAGCTCAAATTAACCACCCTTTACCTGGTTGGCCTACGCGTGGCAAAGTGGAAATTCGCGACCTAAAGGTATGTTTTCAGTAGCAGGAATTGTTAATTAGTTCATGAAAACATCTAACCTCTTGTAAGTTTTATTTTGAAGTAGGTGAGGTACAGGCCAAATGCTCCATTAGTACTTCAAGGTATAAGTTGTACATTTGAAGGGGGACAAAAGGTTGGAGTTGTAGGCCGAACAGGCAGTGGGAAAACAACTCTTATCAGTGCATTGTTTCGCCTCGTTGAACCTACACATGGCAAAATCATCATTGATCACCACGATATTTCAACAATTAGGCTTCAAGATCTTAGGTCGCGTATTGGAATTATTCCACAAGATCCTACACTCTTTACAGGTTCTGTTAGATACAACTTAGATCCCTTGTCAGAATATAGTGATGACCAAATATGGAAGGtaagtcatatatatatatatatatatatatatatatatatatatgtgtgtgtgtgtgtgtctaatCTCATTGCTAACTAGAATTTGATAATTGCTTCTAATTTACTAATAGAACTTTCTTGTTGAAGGTTCTTGAAAAATGTCAGCTTAGAGAGGCTGTTCAAGGAAAAGAAACAGGACTAGATTCCTCAGGTAAAGATCAAAATGTAGATCGTCAGTATAAGATCATATAGCCAATTATACTGTTTTTTGTCCTAGAAGATAACAATAGTACTATGAGCAAAATGCAGTTTTACAAGATGGATCAAACTGGAGCATGGGACAGCGACAATTGTTCTGTCTCGGACGTGCACTGTTGAAGAGGAGTAGAATTCTAGTACTAGATGAAGCAACTGCATCCATTGACAATGCAACAGATGCAATTCTCCAGAAAATAATCAGACTAGAATTCGCGGACTGCACAGTTATAACAGTAGCTCACAGAATTCCAACAGTAATGGATTACACAAAAGTCTTAGCAATAAGTGATGGTGAGTTCTTATATTATTCCAATAATGTTACTTCTTTTGTCCCTAATTATGTGAGATGATCCAATTGCAAATCGTCATTTGTGACAGAGGAAGTATTTATTTCATAATATGTTTGAAGGGGaggtaactggtaaagttgatgtcatgtgaccaggaggtcacgggttcgagccgcgaaaacagcctcttgcagaaatgcagggttaaggctgcgtacgatagactcttgtggtccggccTTTCCCCGGACCCTGCGTATAGTTGGAGCTtaatgcaccgggctgcccttttttttttttttttttttttatgtttgaaGCTTACAATTTGCTCATTCTTGATTTCCAGGGAAGTTAGTTGAGTTTGATGAGCCAAAGAAGCTGATAAACAAAGAGAGTTCATTATTTGGAGATCTTGTTAAAGAATATTGGGCTCGTACTGAAAAGTGAAAGTGAAAGGACTAGAGAATTTTGTCATTGCATCTAGGTTAATTTTCTGCCTATGCCGACTTGATTGGGATTGAGACATAGTTGTATTTAGGTTAACTCTTTGTTTAGTTGAAGTAAAAGGTGGCTCCAGTTTGCTTTGTCCATATTGGAGTTCATTTTGCAATTTTGTTTGCtgttaaacaaaacaaaaattgaatAAATACCTACCTTCACTCGGCATTCGGACAATAACGTATTTATCGTGGTTAAgtgataaattaaaattaaaatacataTTAACAAACCTTTGAAAACTATGGAAAGAAGGAATAACAATATTTATCGTGAATTCTTTGGTTTGATTAACCTTTAGCCTTCTTTATCGTGCATACTCGCCTGTTCAATTCAAAGATGTGAAATTCCTTTACATAACAAACCGTAAAAGTTACATAAATGattaagaaaaatggaaaagcaAGTGGGAGACAACACTGCATAAAATGAGCACCActtgaattgtaatttttctttctttctcatcttctctctACTAATGTCTCATTTTGACCAATTTGCATCTTGTATATTGACGTTTCTAGTGATATATAAACACTATGCTCTTAGCCTAGTTTGGAAACACTGGAaagaagaaataacagtacaagAAAACAAGAGGACAAGTGTCCCTTCATAAAGTATAAAGCAAATTATGTTTCTTTGGACTGTATTCTTGCAAAGAGTGATTTCATACAAAATACTCAAACAGGAAAACCAATTTCCTTAATCTTGTATTCATAATATACACAAAGTGAACCGCAAGAAGTTACTATTACAATTCAACCGAGCTATCAACAAAGGCTAAATTCACTTATGCACAACtaggggtggcatgtgggccgggcctggtcctaagtgggcttcgcgggcccggtcctaagtgggccggtcctaagcggtcccgggcttcgcaGGCTTCTCGTTGGAACCGGTCCGGGACTGGGACCACGAACTAGCGGTCCCgtgttaagtgggccggtcctgggcCTAAGCGGGTCCAAACAGTCCTAACCGGGCCCAAGTGGGCCCAACGAAAACcttctattttttaaattatttttatacaagttagagaaaaaaatgatgataaaaatatctaaggcaattcctagtaaattatattatagaattgtcacctaaattttttaatttaaatttaaagataaaaatattataaagagatattcaaagcaatgcgttataatatatatactatactatactatatatacatcttaagatatataagctatattcgatttactatatatacatcttaagatttatacattaatattcgatttatatactatatatacatctaaagatatatatatatatatatatatatatatatatatatatatatatctctctctctctctctctctctctctctctctctctctctctctctctctctctctctctctctctctctatatatatatatatatatatatatatatatatatatatatatatatatatatatatatatatatatatatatatatactatatatacatcttactatattaagatgtatatatagtatatcgtaagatgtatactatcgaatatggcttatatactatgtatatagtgagatgcatttttgtttaacaaacggttattaacctctagtaaggaataaggcggggaatattcaaattctttttcaaaaggttttgcaaaactagaacttgaattagaacttgaactagcagccaaattaataattttttcacgaagtttttcatcattaacttcttttaaaagttctattatattatcagaagtaatagttttcatgtttagGTCTTGAAActgtgattgtaatttataaaattcatcatcacaagtacatgtatcacctttgcaagttgtacaagtattatcaatatttttatcactatcagataaatcaagcaaatcaatttcagcttcggattctgattcagaataataatcagattccgatccagaagtgtataacaaactataaaccttatcacgtagtTCATCTTCTagtcctaaggttttcagcttttgaagcttacaatttggagctatatggccaaatttaccacacttataacacttaatgtcagcaagatctcgcttagacctatttttggtaaatctagtagacttgcgatgtgctttcttggcttctcgttcttctttggatctatatctagatctctttttcctataaggactgtcttggttggggtatctatgatatttatgtttctttttcctatgagtagaagtctcgggtaaaccgaactgggtgcAAAAGTCCCCTAACTGGTTTCTTTCTTTAAGCTTATCCATCTTAAGTTGTCTGGACAATCTTAATTCATTGCACAGGTTTAATCCTTcctgtgtgcaaattcctatTAATTTACCATAGGTATAGTCTGTGTAAGGAATTTCTCCATAACTACCTCTTAAAACCTTTCTAACTCTTTCGGCAAATAaagagggaaggccatctatgaacttagctttccaatgttcaaacttattttctggtagttccatcactctactcataaaggtatctttataccacctaaactcacttaaagtcttacatctaaggctattaaggagagtacgaatatttttattttggttggtaaatctaccattgaagtgttctaatatagtaagaataagggtataaacggcatcttctctatttgccactagggccatgcctaagttatcaagTCCTTTGTCAACGGCTTTAGCGTTAATAACCATTGCCCTTTCGTCGACAGACAAATAattgtcccaccagccacgaagttggccagtaaaacctgcaacaatcattctgcaaatattcctatctgtattttttacacttttacagatagttgcatacataagcattctatgtactagaatagttaactgcctatcagtcaaaccatcaagattccattcgtaaatttcggaaccactgtaagacgtattagtctgattccaatcacgttcctctattaaaacatcttgaggagtaggacgattgtaataataagtctgcattctaggtttatcagcatatctgctatctgcaaacttactattctttttggggtaacttctgagtttattaaactctgacaaaacatcctttttatagtcaaaagtagaatctaatttatcagcaaaattatttgataaatcaatgggtttgatattcaaaccggataactttttatcaagaagttcttctaagtctccaaaagatttaaatttaaaatcctgaatatcaggaggtctttgaatatgagtaacaacaatctgaggttctgatttgcttcctgaagaAGAGGCAATATCAGTCAAAGTCTTTTTCGTATTCATCTCCTTAATCAAGACtgttaaatcatcaagtttttttattaagaaaactaacgttttcacccaaaactttaacatataaactcaaataattattttgagaaattaatttattaatttctgcgatgctgactgcagcaacatcttcatcaataaatttttgaaatgcagtaaaagtaatacctgtattattaggtaaaacaaaagatgattgaggagggtaaatgTCTTTAGTAATATTGCtactcccgtctttataagatctttccaaaacttttataaaaagtggtaaatatgtggttataaaccaaggaacaaaatacataatttgattatgtaaagcacaagtttcataaaactcttgtgaaatattgtttaaatcttccttactataagtatcaaaaaaccaagttttaaactggttccatttatcagtaaaaaattctttttgaatataacctctagcttgtgaccctggactaaaatcaatttggtatGGAATCATTAAGAATCATTGGGGTCAAAATCCATTTCGgacgcagaaggaatatccttatcagaaatattatcactatcctgaacaatatttgttttggggttaatcttaaccctttcaacaggtttatcacctactttagtagaaattgtgtgtaaagatgcagcacgatttctagctggtccatagactggttcaacaggagaaatgtgttgaatatcaGGCAACAGTCTACGACTAGTAAAGGAATGTCTGTTATAACTAGAACTAATAGTAGGCAACagtctattattagaaaatgactgtctactataagtggaactattatcgtcaaactgaatgcaaattctaccatccggattttgagtaatatgagaatactcagtattactaacagtatcagttatctgactgggggatataaccgaatccaaagtccatgtggttggaaaattaatttcttcccacttaataggtcttctcgtggtgaccttagactttgcaaaattcgtttccactagaatagtctgatcagatgtatcatataatttacatctggggtttaacgtagatagtaatttaaaatatattctatacgataaacatatcagttcagaaccaggcgcataattataaccatgcgttttcacatttaatgttaatgcatcaagtatattaacatcagataaagataattgcaaattgggttgagtattaaaatatactgggccataggcgacagtagattcaatagaacccatcagagactgtctaaaattcaaatttctggcatctctgagagcagccaaaaatgtctctggtaactctttaagggttaaaggcttaaaagcaatttgaaccataccaatatgcaaataattatactggtgtttataaacatctacatcatgcttgtttaacaaacgaatagtctgttcagacgaatttaaagctaaagattgctcagttgttttaacaagttgtttagaagagagtttatcaaaccatccataatcatagattgttctaatagggactttaggaatagtccatttgtttaacaaatcaaggttttgaggtatatctacctcttccaatctagtatttttcatactagtttctcctaaatccatatttcagaaatatatctatgtcgaatatttcatatctatcttatatataccatgaaagtacctaggctctgataccattttaacaggatcaagtggcgggcggtaatccgccatgccttctcaattaaattaaaacagaaatcaccgtttaaccgggaactggacttgtttcacacctcacatctggcttttatatgcctgaaaggtttccaccagttaaagatttctattttaacatatttgagaattcttaatctagctaattcagtacccttatatttaaagactggcggtaatccgcacaatcagtaaggataagaattgaaatatacttgaattttatatatagtttaatgactgtatggaaggttaaaaacctttactcaagcaaggggtctgtcataatataatacatacttttgttgagcccatgtgtctagcagttctaaccgtgaaagaagatgcccttttaactcctttatcgggctgaggttcacggctggctagacggagccactaaggcaaagccaataagagcagtgttatatcagactgtaccaaccatcttgacaccaagtcaaaactctatatataaaactcatttatattttaatagatgCCGTCGCTTTCATAGtgtatataggagagaagttagatactcaacatagatatgaagtctcttagccggacatcgtcacggccagagaggagagactagaagaaaaTCTAAACTAAGAAAGACAGAAGTATGTACCTTGTGGCcaagaagcaaggccctgaagatgaagaactgaaaacttttatttatttgttcttctattacaatctacaaacttcaaactaactctttacttacacttagagagagagagagagagagagttctagagagagggagtctTCACGTCTGCCTCCTAAGAATGAACGAatgacttctataaatagaaaaagaaaaggaatctatGAACAGTAAAAGTGGGTCCCCGTGGGTCCCTGTAAtagtgtttctactgttgaaacagtgtatttactgttgatgaacagtgtatctactgttcgagtgggtccggcggcttcactatgctgtaggtccggcggcttcactgttTGAGTGGGGTCCAGCTGTTTCACTGTGCTGGTTTCTTTTCCGCTTTTTTCAATTTGCGGATGAATTCTTCTGTATCACGTAAGTCTTCTTCAGATAATATCCTTTCTGCTTCAATGGGCTGAGAATCTTCAGCAATATCATCGTTGCTTGTTTCACTTTGCATTGACGTATCTGACTTTTCATATTGATTAATGGAAGACAGTAAATTTCTTTTAACCTCTTCCAAGTAACTGTTAATCATCTCtgttttatctccttcttgaaaggagatccttctggcaatatgcctcactgaactgtcatcaattacctctttctgaggtttacTAGAATATTCTTGGATCTTCATCTCGATTGAATCCAAGAGCTCTTGACCATATAaggtctttgttttgggatccttcttcattaacttgtcccaaaaattgttgtaaaaagtcctatataagcaggggacttgttcttcagtgaatccgacttctggattccatttgtgtatccaagggatagaaaattccagaaagaaatatatttggttaattttttctgggtagcagatatgatctgcgtgatataaatcgttaataaaaggagaaatttttatccattctttgtataacatgagaaatggatctggtaaaatctttattgttggaccatggtatgaccaccagtttagaaaccaattaggaacagttgttgcaaatatctttgcacatacttttataaaccaagtatgtttgtgtctatcattattgtagtataatactttatcaaaagcttggatataatcccaataagtaaaattcattttatttttgttaaggcttatctgcctttccttcattgtggatataccccagtcttcaacagatataatctgtttaattataatcttcgagaagttataaacgttctcgtctgtgctatacccagaaaagtgctgaaaatcTGCACTTCCAGTACTGGTCAGTATCGTTTCATAGTAGGAACGGattttgtatgactcacccggataatataacccatttatcaaatacctttggaatatcttccatggttcttcttttctctgaatgtcagaattttctaagagaaatatcatttctctttttggcactttctcgtatgacttgatatcatcattgtcatctttagtaatggaagcaaaagtattactttgcttaacagaagtatctttctgtttttgagcagtcaaatatgcctgcaaatgtgcgtataacggactatcttctggaatatcttccagatggacggatggtccaatcgatgattcttctctgagagatatcctctcattgactaaactccttcttcccatttgtataactggggagtttgatgaggatccgtatgacgatcccgaaggtgatgaccttcctttggactgtggggatgatcttccccaacctctacctcttcccctaccccagggggttccatcctgtaaatattcacgagataagaaatctggtagagaattatcaattccctttttatattgtatttcaaaatcaaaaggggctaattgagcttgccatcttgcaaatatcatttttgaggcatcatgtttaaaatctttattaaacatatatttaacagattgtgcgtcagtttttatcaaaaacttttgattgtataagtcgtcctgaaattttaaaacacattttactatggttaacatttcatgtgccacagtagcgtattttcTCTGGGCTTCAGACCATTTACCAGAGTAAAATCTAATCAGATATTCATGTTTATCATTGGGATTTATCTGTTTTAATATCCCTCCAtaaccaatattagacgcatcagtctctataattttttgccatgtaggattagcaagggttaagcaaggtaaagatttaacacgttgtttaatattttttaccaaagtagtatgactatcagtccaagggtttttataattcttttttaacctatcatataagggggctaaatcacgtgacagatctttataaaaaggtgaaatataatttaaacttcccaaaaatctttgtaactgagttctatcagtaataacatcgggaaattttgaggcaaaatcaatcgatcgttgaataggagtaatcttcccctgacaaatataatgtcctaggaatcgaatgttagtttgaaataagctcattttttgttttgagattaccaaaccattttgtataacaattcttttgaaaatatctaaatgcttaatatgcatttcaagtgttttggaaaataccaaaatgtcatcgatatatacaatgacgaagtctagataagggttaaaaatatcattcataattttttggaattctgaaggggcattttttaaaccaaaggcataacattccattcatattgcccaaatggaacattaaaagcagttctataagtatgctctttaaatatttgaatctgccaataaccagattttaaatcaaattttgaaaatatattggcgtcatataatctagacaataaatctcttttattaggaataggatacctaacccatttcaaatatttatttaagggcttataattaatgactaatctaggaacaccacattccttttcagctgcgttattaacataaaaagctgtacaagaccaaggagattttgagggttttatcaaaccctttgatagcagactatcaatctcttttttgcaaaattctaccaattctgcattcatctgacaaggtcgagatttagtaggaatatcatcctcagtgaaattatcttcatatggaagagtaacaatatgctttttt is drawn from Nicotiana tabacum cultivar K326 chromosome 9, ASM71507v2, whole genome shotgun sequence and contains these coding sequences:
- the LOC107827052 gene encoding ABC transporter C family member 10-like isoform X2: MDFSNTFCGKSFDGVQWNSFLEMLYPDTCLNHIFLLSVDSLLLIILLVVLACNVVSGRKFLCQSKCHGLSKLSICSAVFNGCLGLGYIVLGAWKLKEQLHDQEYETFLPLHRWIAFLVHGITWLFVSSIISLYKKQLFLIVKLYSILAMLLAGFLCIISVWKCINRDHVIGGEVILDALSLLGAILLICSGFKESDEYGNYGGIDLCDNTFYKPLQCEDGISNETTPFANAGFLGEFSFCWLNPLMKKGKKKILEDEDVPQLRSADEAGTCYNLFNEQANMLKRKYPLRKPSVLMALLLCQQKEIFISGIFALIKILTLTTGPLFLHTFIEVAEGREAFKYEGYALTAGFFLAKCLESLAQRQWCFRSRLIGLQVKSSLTAAIFQKQLQVSNAAKTSHSPGQIMNYVTVDAHKIGEFPFWFHQIWTTILQLVLVLCVIYYSTGVAASAALVIVILVVLVNSPLAKLQLKYQINLMIAHDKRLKAITEALTHMKVLKLYSWERHFLNEINKLRSEETKWLSLVQTQKGYYLILFWSSPILVSSATFVACYLFGVPLNVSNVFTFLASLNLLQDPIRRIPDVVGAFIEAKVSLSRIVKFLEEPDMDKRDHMKQSPDNLNIYIECTDVSWEMNSLNPALRDINLEIKHGEKVAVCGEVGSGKSTLMSLILGEVPYINGTVKVYGKIAYVSQTAWIQTGTIKENILFGSNMEPQRYRQALVKSSLVKDLEMLPFGDLTEIGERGNNLSGGQKQRVQLARALYQDADIYLLDDPFSAVDAHTSTNLFNDYVMGALSGKTVLLVTHQVEFLPTFDSILLISSGKILKSGTFDELLSKSEEFQELVNAQKTPSGPQCQGIYASNRPKAAEIEINNVSSDECGVVSSKGNQLIKAEEREVGDAGMKPYIQYLKHYKGFLYFSLAVIVHTMFVVGQYIQSYKLATGLQNSSVSRLKLITVYTIIGFSLILFLLLRSLLAVKLGLGASKSIFCTLSSSLFFAPMSFFDSTPFGRILSRVSSDLSTVDIELPFLINYTVGSIIISYSTYVILCLLAPEVLLVIVLMIYATILVQRYYNASAKELMRLNGTTKSLVANHLAESISGLTTIRSFGQEGRFFFKNLEFIDKNARPFFHTFSATEWLILRLEIMCAVIMSSWMLGMTSLHIGSSVSGLIGMAFSYGLSLNTILVWSVQCECTIANSIISVERLEQYMRLPSEATEVAQINHPLPGWPTRGKVEIRDLKVRYRPNAPLVLQGISCTFEGGQKVGVVGRTGSGKTTLISALFRLVEPTHGKIIIDHHDISTIRLQDLRSRIGIIPQDPTLFTGSVRYNLDPLSEYSDDQIWKVLEKCQLREAVQGKETGLDSSVLQDGSNWSMGQRQLFCLGRALLKRSRILVLDEATASIDNATDAILQKIIRLEFADCTVITVAHRIPTVMDYTKVLAISDGKLVEFDEPKKLINKESSLFGDLVKEYWARTEK